GCATAGTCTATCTCCTGAACAATCAGCTTCACGCCAAGCTCTGCCAGCAATTCGGTCATGATGCTGCTGATCACCCGGTGCTCTACGTGGTCGCGATAATAGGTGAGGGTGATGCTCTCCAGTCCGGCGGGTTTTGCACGCAGCGGCCCGGGGCGTGAATGGTGCCAGCGCGGGAGTAAACCATAGGCGGGGAACCAGTATTGCTGGTATTGCTCGGTAGCCCGGTAGATAAGGTTGACGGGGGACAGAATGTGCCCAATCCACTGGCGCACGCTTTCGTCAACGCCAAGGCTGGATCGGCTGTCAAACAGCAGATAGTAGCAGCCTTCTTCCGGGCGGCTTTCCACGGCTTTTTCACTGTCGGGCATCCCCTGCAACTGCACGCCGCAGCTGGATTCCTCGCCAACTTCTGGCAATACCCAAAAGTTGACCTCGTCAATAAGCGCCCGAAAGCCAAAGTAATCATCAAAGGCGTGGATCTTTAGCTGGTTACGGTTGTTTCGAGCCACGGAATAGGGTCCGGTGCCGATAGGCTGGCTGGCGAAATTTGTCATCGTTGTCCATTCCCGCGGCAGGATCATGGCGTTGACGCTGCCCAGCAGCCACGGCAGCCAGTCATCCGGCTGACTGAGGTGAATATCCAGCGTCCAGAGCGTCGGGGAGGTGATTTGCGTGATATGGGCAAAAAGCGGCAGGGCGTTGATGCGCTGCAGGGAAGAGATGATATCCAGCATGTCCAGCTCACGGCCGTGATGGAAGTGGATGCCGGGGCGCAGGAAGAAGCGCCAACGTAAAGGGGAAATTTGCTGCCAGTGGTGAGCGATATCCGCTTCGAGTTCCCCATTTTCCTCATTTATCCGCGTCAGGCCGCTAAAAATTTGGCGGGCAATGTGGGTTTCGGAGCGCCTAAGCGCCGAGCCGGGCAGCAGATTCAGCAGCGGGCGATAGTAAAGGACGCGCAAAATATGTCGGCCCTGGCGGAAGCTACTCCCGAGGTGAGAGATGAGCATTTGGCGGACCGCCGCCTTATCGCCGACGATCTGGACTAGCTGATCGATACGATCTTGTTCCAGCAGATCTTCCGCCCGCTGCTGCTGAAGAGCCAGCCCGGTATAGAGGAAAGTGAGTTGTGAACGTTTTCCTCGTCCGGCTTCCGCCTGCCAGCTTAGCCAGCCTTTTTCCTGCATCGCATTAAGAAGCGTACGCATATGTCGGCGAGAACAGCTAAGCAAATCCGCTAAATCATTCAGCGTGGTGGCCTGAGGTTTACCTTCGCAGCATTGCCACAGGCGGATGAATTGTTGTTGCAGGCGAGACGAAGACATAAAAGAGGAACTCCTGGCGGAAACTCATCAATTTAACTTTCCCTATATTACGCCAATAATCACTCTCGATGAAGCGAGGAGGTGTTTATGAAACGGTCATCACCTGCGAAGTTTTTCCAACAGTACTTTGCCGCAACACAGTTTGTTTGCTCTGGATGGCTGGCTCGCCTGACGGTGGAGCAAAGACTAAGGATGCTCGAAGACTTGATGCAGTGGGAGGTTACAACCCCGATGCCCGAGAACGCCAACACGCCGACTCATGTGTGACTGAGTATTGGTGCTTTTCACCCGCCAGCAGCTGTTTACTGCTGGCTTTTTTCGTTTAATCTTTATGCATTTAGCGAATAACCTCTGATTACATCTCCTTTTAAGGACACTCCATGCTCTGGTTTTTGACCCGCGCACGCCGTTTTAATCCTGTATACGCCGCCTTTATGGCCGTCTCTTTTATGATTGGCGTGGCCGGGGCGCTACAGGCTCCGACGCTTAGCCTCTTTTTA
This Klebsiella michiganensis DNA region includes the following protein-coding sequences:
- a CDS encoding transcriptional regulator SgrR (activates sgrS under glucose-phosphate stress conditions), producing MSSSRLQQQFIRLWQCCEGKPQATTLNDLADLLSCSRRHMRTLLNAMQEKGWLSWQAEAGRGKRSQLTFLYTGLALQQQRAEDLLEQDRIDQLVQIVGDKAAVRQMLISHLGSSFRQGRHILRVLYYRPLLNLLPGSALRRSETHIARQIFSGLTRINEENGELEADIAHHWQQISPLRWRFFLRPGIHFHHGRELDMLDIISSLQRINALPLFAHITQITSPTLWTLDIHLSQPDDWLPWLLGSVNAMILPREWTTMTNFASQPIGTGPYSVARNNRNQLKIHAFDDYFGFRALIDEVNFWVLPEVGEESSCGVQLQGMPDSEKAVESRPEEGCYYLLFDSRSSLGVDESVRQWIGHILSPVNLIYRATEQYQQYWFPAYGLLPRWHHSRPGPLRAKPAGLESITLTYYRDHVEHRVISSIMTELLAELGVKLIVQEIDYAEWHQGEAESDIWLNSVNFTMPLEYSLFAQLYEVPLIQKCIPIDWQGDARRWHSKTLALPEWCKQMLERNDVIPLIHHWLRIEGQRSMRGVRMNTLGWFDFKSAWFAPPGP